The genomic DNA GAGCGTAGCGAATCCGGCCGAGTCGGTTTCAGGACCAGCCGGAGAGCGGCTTCGACCGACAGGAATTTTGGCGGCCCGAAGGTCGCTGAACTTAAGCGAAACGTAAGACCCCATCAGTTGCCAGTCACCTGTCTAGTTTTTTCACTTTCCGCAAGAGGAGCCGTACCGAAGATGACCGTCACCGTGTACACCAAGCCCGCATGCGTGCAGTGCAACGCCACCTACAAGGCGTTGGAAAAGCAGGGCATCGCGTTCGAGAAGGTCGACATCACCCTCGACAGCGAGGCCCGTGACTACGTCATGGCGCTCGGCTACCTGCAGGCCCCGGTTGTGGTGGCCGGCAACGACCACTGGTCGGGCTTTCGTCCCGATCGGATCAAGGCGCTGAGCACGGTCGCGGCGACGGCGTAACGGAAGGCACCACCACCACGGGAGAGGAGCCGGACACGATGAGCCATCTCGTCTACTTCTCCAGCGTCTCGGAGAACACCCACCGCTTCGTCCAGAAGCTGGGGTGGCCCGAAGACCGCGTCACCAGGATCCCGCTGCACGGCCGTATCGAGGTGGACGAACCTTACGTTCTGATCCTTCCTACCTACGGCGGTGGTCGTGCCACTCCGGACATCAACAACGGTGGCTACGTACCCAAACAGGTCATCGCGTTTCTGAACAATGAACACAATCGATCGTTGATCCGCGGCGTCATCGCCGCGGGCAACAACAACTTCGGTGCGGAATTCGCCTACGCGGGCGATGTAATTTCGCGCAAATGCGGCGTGCCGTACCTGTACCGCTTCGAACTCATGGGGACTCCGGACGACGTCGAAGCCGTTCGCACGGGGTTGAAAGACTTTTGGAAGGACCAGACGTGCCACCAACCGTCACAGCTGCAGAGCCTGTAACCACCGCCGCGCACGCGCTTCCCGGCGAGACGGATTACCACGCGCTCAACGCGATGCTGAATCTGTATGACGCCGACGGCAAGATTCAGTTCGACAAGGATGTGCTCGCCGCGCGTGAGTACTTCCTGCAGCACGTCAACCAGAACACGGTCTTCTTCCACAGTCAGGACGAGAAGCTCGATTACCTGATCGAGAAGGAGTATTACGAGCGCGAGGTGCTCGACCAGTACAGCCGCAACTTCGTCAAGGGCCTGCTGGACCGCGCCTTCGCCAAGAAGTTCCGGTTCCCGACCTTCCTGGGCGCGTTCAAGTACTACACCTCCTACACACTCAAGACGTTCGACGGGAAGCGCTATTTGGAGCGCTTCGAGGACCGTGTCGTGATGGTGGCGCTGACCCTTGCCGCCGGCGACACCGTGCTGGCCGAGAAGCTCGTCGACGAGATCATCGACGGCCGCTTCCAGCCGGCCACTCCCACGTTCCTCAACTCGGGGAAGAAACAGCGCGGCGAGCCGGTGTCCTGCTTCCTGCTGCGCATCGAGGACAACATGGAGTCCATCGGGCGCTCGATCAACTCGGCCCTGCAGCTGTCCAAGCGCGGTGGCGGAGTTGCCTTGCTGCTGACCAACATTCGTGAGCACGGCGCCCCGATCAAGAACATCGAGAACCAGAGCTCGGGCGTCATCCCGATCATGAAGCTGCTGGAGGATTCGTTCTCCTACGCCAACCAGCTCGGGGCGCGCCAGGGTGCCGGCGCGGTGTACCTGCACGCGCACCACCCCGACATCTACCGGTTCCTCGACACCAAGCGCGAGAACGCCGACGAGAAGATCCGGATCAAGACGCTCTCGCTGGGCGTCGTGATCCCGGACATCACCTTCGAGCTGGCCAAGAA from Mycobacterium sp. DL440 includes the following:
- a CDS encoding redoxin NrdH; translated protein: MTVTVYTKPACVQCNATYKALEKQGIAFEKVDITLDSEARDYVMALGYLQAPVVVAGNDHWSGFRPDRIKALSTVAATA
- the nrdI gene encoding class Ib ribonucleoside-diphosphate reductase assembly flavoprotein NrdI, translated to MSHLVYFSSVSENTHRFVQKLGWPEDRVTRIPLHGRIEVDEPYVLILPTYGGGRATPDINNGGYVPKQVIAFLNNEHNRSLIRGVIAAGNNNFGAEFAYAGDVISRKCGVPYLYRFELMGTPDDVEAVRTGLKDFWKDQTCHQPSQLQSL